From the genome of Bosea sp. Tri-49, one region includes:
- a CDS encoding glycosyltransferase family protein, producing the protein MGLSLIDDSGVRRPPCSPHAPRVLIYSHDTFGLGHIRRCRAIANSLVASYPHISVIIVSGSSMISSFQFGDGVDYVRIPGIEKQSDGRYLPHHLNLELADTIRLRTDLIKQTVLSFDPDIVIVDKEPIGLRGELIPSLEILRRRGARIVLGLRDVLDEPAKLHEEWRQSGALDVLANTYDDIWVYGLESIYRPLDGLPNQPLFADKIRYTGYLKRAVPSPMPPNRHPRITKGPFILVTPGGGGDGAGVIDWVISAYETDPTIELPSLIVFGPFLSREKRKEFTERIAKLPKLESIGFEPRLELLMNRAHCVVAMGGYNTFCEILSFDKPALIVPRVRPRLEQAIRAERADNLRLIDVLLDPTQTGASTRDPWQMAKALHALPKRMPPSQAFLPDLLDGLPAINRMLANDLSLPVRGRALAQNAAAG; encoded by the coding sequence GTGGGGCTCAGTCTGATCGACGATAGCGGCGTGCGCCGCCCGCCGTGCAGTCCGCATGCACCGCGCGTCCTGATCTATAGCCACGACACCTTCGGTCTCGGCCATATCCGCCGCTGCCGCGCAATCGCCAATTCGCTGGTCGCGAGCTACCCTCATATATCAGTGATCATCGTCTCCGGCTCGTCGATGATCTCGAGCTTCCAGTTCGGCGACGGCGTCGATTATGTCCGCATTCCCGGCATCGAGAAGCAGAGCGACGGCCGCTATCTGCCGCACCATCTCAACCTCGAACTCGCCGACACGATCCGCCTGCGCACCGACCTCATCAAGCAGACGGTGCTCTCCTTCGACCCGGACATCGTCATCGTCGACAAAGAGCCGATCGGCCTGCGCGGCGAGCTCATCCCGTCCCTTGAGATCCTGCGCCGGCGTGGCGCACGCATCGTGCTCGGCCTGCGCGACGTGCTCGACGAGCCGGCCAAGCTGCATGAGGAATGGCGCCAGAGCGGCGCGCTCGACGTGCTCGCCAATACGTATGATGACATCTGGGTCTACGGGCTGGAGAGCATCTACCGGCCGCTCGACGGGCTGCCGAACCAGCCGCTCTTCGCCGACAAGATCCGCTACACCGGCTATCTCAAGCGCGCAGTGCCCTCGCCGATGCCGCCGAACCGGCATCCGCGCATCACCAAAGGCCCGTTCATCCTGGTGACGCCCGGCGGCGGCGGCGACGGCGCCGGCGTGATCGACTGGGTGATCTCGGCCTATGAGACCGATCCGACCATCGAATTGCCATCGCTGATCGTCTTCGGCCCGTTCCTGTCGCGCGAAAAGCGCAAGGAGTTCACCGAACGCATCGCGAAGCTGCCAAAGCTGGAAAGCATCGGCTTCGAGCCGCGTCTCGAACTCCTGATGAACCGGGCCCACTGCGTCGTTGCCATGGGCGGCTACAACACGTTCTGCGAGATCCTGTCCTTCGACAAGCCGGCGCTGATCGTGCCGCGCGTCCGGCCGCGCCTGGAGCAGGCGATCCGGGCCGAACGCGCCGACAATCTGCGCCTGATCGACGTGCTGCTCGATCCGACCCAGACCGGCGCGAGCACGCGTGACCCGTGGCAGATGGCAAAGGCGCTGCACGCGCTGCCCAAGCGGATGCCGCCGTCACAGGCCTTCCTGCCAGACCTGCTCGACGGCCTCCCCGCGATCAATCGCATGCTCGCCAACGACCTGTCTCTGCCCGTCCGCGGCCGGGCGCTGGCGCAGAACGCGGCGGCCGGCTGA